Sequence from the Halobaculum rubrum genome:
CGCGGCGACGCCGAAGGCGATGACGACCGCCTGCGCGATCATCCACTGCGGCGAGTACAGTCCGCCGCCCAGCGCCGCGAACTCGGGGGCGGCGTCGGTCATCCCCGCCGTCAGCGCCGAGACCCCGCCCGCCGTGGAGGCGATCCACGCGACCGCGAGCCAGATCACGCCGAGCATGAACACGCCCTGCAGCGTGTCCGTCCACGCGACCCCTCGCAGCCCCGACAGGCCGACGTACGCGATCATGAACACCGTGATCATCGCGGCGCCGGCCCAGTACGGCACCGCGCCGTCGGTCAGTCCCACCAGCGCCTGCCCGGCGCCGATCTGCTGGAGCATCACGTACGGGAACAGCCACAGGAGGCTCACGCCGGCGACGAGCCCGCGAAGCGCCGTCGAGTCGAAGCGGTCGCCGAGCATCTCCCCGAGGGTCACGTAGCCGTGCGCCTTCCCGACGAGCCACTGCTTGTACCCGATCGCGTACCACAACAGGGCGAACAGGATGCCGTCCATCAGCCCCATCACGAGGATCCACTCCGGGCCGGCCGAGAACGCGAGGTTGGGCCCCCCGAAGAACGTGAACGCCGACAGCAGCGTCGCGAACGTCGTGAACAGCAACACGACGGTCCCGACCGAGCGGGAGGCGAGGTAGTAGTCCTCGGCCGTGCGGTCGGTGAGCCGGTACGCAAACACGCCGATCGCGAGCGCGACCAGCAGATAGCCGACGACGACGCCCAGCGAGACGCCCAGATCAGCCACGCCGGATCACCTCCGCGTCGACGCCGCGGTCCCACGCGCCGCCGCGCGCGAACGCCGCGAACGCCACGCTCGCAAACGCCATCCAGCCGACGTGCCACCACAGCCACAGCGGCAGCCCCGCCACGACCGTCGCGTCGCCCCAGAGGAACCAGGGGACCGCGAGCGCGACGAGCAGCGCGAACGCCGCGACCCACAGCATATCGCTTCGAGTTCGCGTCATCACGCGGTGGTAGTCGTTCATACACAATGAATGTTGTCGAATTACCTCTCCGTACGCACTATCGAAGAGAAATTCTCTTCGATACGCCGGTCGGTACTGTCGCGTCCCTTCCGTCCGCGGTCGAGTCGTATCGTGTCGGGAGGGGACCGACTGGAAGGAGGCAACCGACGGGGGGTCGTCGCCGTCGGCGCGCCCGCTACCCCCGGCTTTATTCGCCGTGCAGCCCTGCGATCCGTCGATGGAATACGTGCAGGAGCGCGTCGCCACGCTCCACGCGTTCGGCGAGGGGGCACCCGACGCGCCGGCGGACCGGGCGGCCGTCGTCGTGCCGATGACCGAACGCGAGTACGCGGGGCTCGCGGCCGAGCGCGTGCTCTCGGAGCTTTCGGCGCTCGATCCCGCGAAGGTGATCGTTCCGCTGCGCGCCCCCGCCGACCGCGTCGGCGCCTTCCGCGAGTGGCTCGACGGCTTCGACCTCCCGCTGGAGACGCTGTGGTGCGACGGCCCCCGCGTGTCGAACCTGCTCGACGACGCCGGACTCGCCGGCGAGCGCGGGAAAGGGCGGGACGTGTGGCTGGCGCTGGGACGGGCGCTGGAGGAGGAGTACGTCGTCGTCCACGACGCCGACACGAAGTCGTATTCGCGGGAGTACGTCCGGCGGCTGCTGTTCCCCCTGGCGAACGGGTTCGACTTCGCGAAGGGGTACTACGCCCGCGTCGAGAACGGGCAGCTGTACGGGCGCCTCTTCCGGCTGTTCTACACCCCGCTGGTGCGCGCGCTTCGCGATTCGGCCCCCGACTCGGAGTTCCTCGAGTACATGGCGGCGTTCCGCTACGCGCTCGCGGGCGAGTTCGCCGCGACCGGGGACGTCGTCGCCGCGATGCCGGTCCAGCGCACGTGGGGGCTCGAGGTCGGCACGCTCGCGGCCGCCTACGACGCGGTCGGCGTCGACGGCGCCGCGCAGGTCGATCTCGGCAGCTACGAGCACGACCACCGGGCGGTCTCGGGACCGACCGGGCTCTCGGACATGAGCCGGTCGGTCGGCGCCGCGTTGTTGCGCGCGGCCGAGGAGCACGGTGTCGACCCCGACTACGACGCCTTGCCGGACGCGTACCGCGCGGCCGCCGAGTCGTACGTCGACCGCTACGCCGCCGACGCCGCGTTCAACGGGCTCTCCTACGATCGGGGCGGCGAGCGCGACCAAGTGCGGACGTACGCCGCGTCGATCGCGCCGCCGGGTCCGGACACGCGGCTACCCCCGTGGGAGGCGGTCGACCTGTCGCCCGCGGACGTAGCCGCCGCGGCGACGGCGGACGCGCGCGACGCCGCGAACGGCGAAGTGCCCGACGGCGACTGAACGTGTTCGGGTCGACGGCGACAGACCGCCACGTCCGACACGACCGCACGGTTGAAGCCGGACGGGCGACCATACCGAGTATGGACTTCGAGCGCGCTCGTCGGTACACTCCCGTCGAGGTGACGGACGCCGAGCGACGCGCCGCGGTGCTGGCGCCGGTCGTCGACCGCGGCGGCGCGCCGCACATCCTCTTCACGAAGCGGGCCGACCACCTCGGGAGCCACCCCGGCCAGATGAGCTTCCCCGGCGGCGGGGTCGAACCCCAGGACACCGACCTCACCGCGACGGCGCTGCGGGAGGCGAACGAGGAGATCGGCCTGCGGCCCGAGGAGGCCGACGTCGTCAGCCGTATCGACGACATCCGGACCGTCTCGGAGTACGCGGTCACGCCGTTCGTCGGCACCGCGCCCGACCGGGCGTACGTCCCCAGCGACGACGAGGTCGCCGAGATCGCGATCCTCCCCGTCTCGGAGCTGACCGCCCGCGAGAACTACGAGTCCGAGCGCCGCGATCACCCCTACTACGGCGAGATCCGGCTCCACTTCTTCCGTGTCGACGGCTACACCGTCTGGGGGGCGACCGGTCGCATGCTCGTCCAACTGCTCGAACTCCTCACAGACTGGGAGATGCCGCCGGACGTCGACCGCGTCGTCGGTCCGGACGCCGACCTCCCGGTGTGACCGCGGTCGAGTGACCCCCCTCAGACGTAGCTGAGAACGACGAGCGCGAGGAAGAACAGTCCCAACGCGCCCGCCAGTACGAGGATGGAGACGACGCGGCTCGACTGGACGACGCTCCGGCCGCCGTCGTCGGTGTCCACGAGGAGGTTGCTGATGTTCACACGGTCGGTAGGCGGCAGGCGCACAAGTACCCGGCGCCGCTCACGCGTAGCTCACGACGACGAGTACGAGGAAGAACAGCAGGAGGACGCCCGCGAGCACGGCCGACGCCTTCACCCAGCCGTCGACGCTCCCGAAGCGGTCCGTGATCGAACGCGCTCCGCTCGCGACGGTCGGACCGCGATCGGCGCCGCCCGCGTCGGACATGCCGCTGTCGTGTTCGTCCGAACGAAAGAATCCTCGGACGGACGGGGTCGATACTGACGACAACACCACGCTTATTCCCGCGAGCGTGCTCACGTGGAGTATGGCCGCACAGGCGATGGATCGCGTTCCGCGACGGTCCTAGTTCTCTCTCGACGACACCGCTGCCGCGATCGACTCCGTCGACGCGACGGCAGTCACCTCGTTCGACCGGTCCGACCGGTCCCGCCGATCCGGTAGACTCGGCCGGCGCGAACGATCTCGCCGAATCGATCGACTTCGCCAACCAAACTCACCGCTCCTACCGATGACACTTACCGCATCCGAAGCCGCCGACAGCGTCGCCGCCCGAACAGAACTCGACGGGATCGCGCTCAAGCCGACCGAGTGCGACGTGTCCGTCGCCGCCGACCTCCCGGTCGATCTCGTGTGCCTCGACTACGAGGGCCGCGAGGCGCTGCCGGGCGCCGACGCGCTCGCGGCGCTCGCGGGATCGGTCGATCTCCGGGTGACGACGCCCGTTCGCGCCGACGGGTTCGACCCCCGCGGCGACGACTCGCTGGTCGCGACGCTGCCCGACGCCGCCGAGCGCGTGCTCGTGGCGGGCCACGGCGCGTACCTCTCGGATGCAGAGCGCAAGCGCGCGGTCGCGCCCCGCCTCGGCGACGCGGCGACCGCCGTCCGCGAGGCCGGGGGAACGCCGTGGGTCGGCACCGAGGGGGTAGCGCGGCTCGCGCTCGCGGCGGGCGGGGTCCAGTACGATCTGCTCTCTCGGTCGACCGAGCGCGACGTCCGGGGCCTGCGGGCGGCGGGCTTCGACGGCGACGTGGCCGTGTACGCGCCCGTGGTCCCCACGGACGACGAGGACGCCGTCCTCGACGCCGTGGGCGCGTACACGGCGCGCCGCAAGCCCGTCCGCGATGCGCTCCCCGAGGGCGCCGAGACCGACTCCGGGGCGACGGGGCGCGCCCGAGAAGTGCTCTCGGCGGCGGTGCGCGACTTCGCGCTCGTCGGCGACCCCGAGACGGTCGGCGAGCGCGTACGCGGCCTGAAGGCCGTCGGCGTCGACCACGTCGTCGGCTACCCTGCCGCCGGCGTCGACACCCTGCGGTAAGCCGCGGCGCAGCCCGCCGGTCCGCACCCGAACGCCTACGTCCTCCCGAACGAACCGCCCGGTATGCGACTGCTCCACGAGGAGACGACGACGAGCGCGGGCGAGGCGGTCGACGACGGCGTCGAGGTGGCGATCCTGCCGACCGGTTCGGTCGAACAGCACGGGCCGGCGCTCCCCTTGGGAACCGACTTCCTCGCGGCCGAGGCCGTCGCGCGGGGGATCGACCGCGACGACGCCGTGGTGCTGCCGACCGTCCCGGTGGGCGTCTCCGCGCACCACCGCCAGTTCGACGGGACGCTGTGGGCCGAGCCCGAGACGTTCGAGGACTACGTCGGCGAGATCGCGGCGTCAGTCGCCAGCCACGGCGTCCGAAAGCTCGTGTTCTGCAACGGACACGGCGGGAACAGCGACGCCCTCCGCCGGGCGGCCCGACGGCTCCGCGGCGATGGGATCGCGTACGCCGCGCCGTGGAACTGGTGGTCGAGCCTCGACGGCCTCGACGAGGACCTGTTCGACCAGTCCGGGATCGGGCACGCCGACGCGATGGAGACGAGCATGGTCGCCCACCTCGCGGGCGACCTCGTGCGCGAGGGGCTGCTGGAGGAGGCCGAGGCCGGCGCCGCCGACTCGTGGGGGAAGTCGGTCCACGGCGCGGCGGTCGGCTTCGACACCGCCGACTTCTCGGAGTCGGGCGCGGTCGGGACGCCGACCGAGGGCACCGCGGAGAAGGGCCGGAAGCTGTTCGAGCAGGCCACCGATGAACTCGACGCGCTCGTCGGCTGGCTGGCCGAGCAGCCGTTCGACGCGCTCACCCCGGAGCCGCACCGCTGATGGCCGGGAGCGATCACGGCGCCGGACCCGGCGACGGCATGCGCGTCGCGGTCGTCGGCGGCGGCGCCGTCGGCGTCACCGCGGCGTACGACCTGGCGGTCGCCGGCGCAGAAGTGACGCTGTTCGAGAAGGGCGCGATAGGCTCGGGCGCCTCGGGCCGCGCCGCCGGGGTCCTCTACGACGCCTACGCCGAGGACGTCGACGCCGAGATCGGTGCCCGCGCGCTGGAGCGCTTCCGGACCCTCTCGGGCACCGGGGAGTTCGCGTTCACCGACTGTCCGTACGTGATGCTCGCGCGCGAGGGCGACGACGACCTCGCGGAGGCGATCCGCGGCGCGGCCGAGCGGATGCGCGTCCACGACCGCGAGGTGGAGACCGTCGACCGCGACGAGTTGGGGGAGCGGTTCCCGCGCCTCCGCGTCGACGACGTGGACGTCGCGGCCGTCGCGCACAACGCCGGCTGGACCGCCCCCGGGAGCTACGTGACCACGGTCGCCGACCTCGCCGCGTCCGCGGGCGCCGAGATCCGAACCGACAGCGAGGTCGCGGTGTCGACGGCGCCACCGGGCGTGGCCGTCGCCGACGAGGCCCCCGTGAGGCGGCGGTTCGACGCCCTCGTCGTCGCCGCGGGCGCGCACACGAAGCGACTGCTCGCTGACGCCGGGATCGCGGTCCCGCTGAAGCCCTACCGCGTGCAGGCGCTCGTCTCCGGGCGCACGTTCGACGGGCCGATGTGGTACGACGCCTCGGCGGGCGTGTACGCGCGCCCGCACCCCGCGGGCCTGCTCGCCGGCGACGGCACCGTCCCGGTCGAGGCCGACCCGGACGAGTGGGACCGCGACGCCGACGGCTGGTTCCTCGCGGACGTGAGCGGGACGCTCCGCGACCGGGCGGGCCACGATCCGGACGTGGAGCGCGCGTGGGCCGGGCTGTGCACGGCGACACCCGACGGCGACCCCCTGCTCGGCGAGGTCGCGGACGATGTCTTCGTCGCCGCCGGCTGGCAGGGCCACGGGTTCATGCGCGCGCCGGCGACGGGGGAGGCGATCGCACGGCAGGTGCTCGGCGAGCGCGAGGGCGTTCCGGGGTTCGATCCCGGGCGCTTCGACGGCGACGAGGCGTTCGAGATCAGCGAGGGGATGGCCGTCGACACGGACGCGGACGACGGATCGGAGAAGCGGGACTGAGCGGCGGTCGGGAACGACTACTTCTCGTCGGCGTCGTCGGCGTCCGTCTCGGCGTTCGCGTCGGACTCAGCGTCCGCGTCCTCCGCGTCCGCTCCGTCGGCTTCGATGTCCCCGTCCTCCTCCATGTCCAACTGGACCGGCTCGTCCTCGGTGGCTTCGCCGGCCTCCGCGTCGGCCTCGCCTTCCTCGACGGCGACGGAGTCGCCGGCGGCCTTGGGAACGCGAACGCGGAGCGTGCCGTGGTCGGTGAGCGTCGATGTGGCCTCCTCGGGCTCGACGGCGGCGCCCGGGGGAAGCTCCGCGCGGCCGTCGAGCGCGAGCCCGCGGCCGGGGAAGCGCATGTCGAACCCCTCGTGGAAGTCGCGGAAGCGGTCGATCCGGACCTCGACGGCGCCCTCGTTGAACCGGACCTGCACGTCGCTCCGCTCGGCGCCCGGAGCGTCGAAGACGACGAGGAACGCGTCCGCCGACTCCAGCACGTCGTACGCGAGCGGCGACTTCTCCTGTACCGCCGCGACGCCGCGTCCGACACGGTCGAGCACCGTGTTCACGGCGGACTCTCCGACGTCCTTCAGTCGGTCGGCGCCGTCGGCGAACTGGTCTCGTTCGGGCATGGTTACAGTTCGATCTCCTCCAGGCAGTCGGTTCCCCCGCACAGCGGGCACGACAGGTCGGCGACCGTGTGGTCGTCGGCGATGTCGTAGGTGTAGTGGTTCTCGAACATGTCGAGCTCGCAGTTCTCGCTGGTACACTTGACTTCCTTGGTGGCGGGCATACCTCGACTTGGGTCGCACGCGGCATAAACGACGTGGGGCGGGCGTGGGGTTCCGGTAGCTCGATCCGGCCCCCCAGGGGCCGCCGCGGCTCGGACGGTCGCTCCGAGCCGCCGCCGCTTTTGCACGTCGCACCCGTTCGAACGGTCGTGTCTCGGATTCCCGACGCGAACGCGGTGTACGGCGTCGACCTCAGCGCCGCCGCATCGAACGCGGGCGCCGACACCTGGGTCGCGCGCTGTGTCGTCGACGGCGACGCGCTCGTCGTCGAGAAGTTGGCGTCCGCCGCCGAGTTCCTCGACCTCGACTCGACCGCCCGCGACGACGTGCTTCCGGCGCTTGCCGCGCACCTCGGCGGCGTCGACGGCCCCGCAGTCGCGGGGGTCGACGTGCCGTTCAGCCTCCCGGCGTGGGTGCTCGGTGACCGCACGTGGCGCGAGTTCGTGACGGCGACGCCTGAGGAGTGGGGCGTGCTCGACGGTGTCGACGGCCCGCGCGACCTGTACGACGCGGTGCGTGAGGCGGCCGACCCCGACGACGGACGCCCGCTCCGCCGCGCGACCGACGACGCTCACGGCGGACAGGACCCCGCCGGATTCCGGATCAAAACGCAGACCTACTACGGCATCTCCGTGCTGCTCCGGCGACTGATCGAGCACGAGGGCGTGTGCGTCCCGCCGGCGTTGCCCGCCTCCACGGTCGACGGCGCCGCCGACTCGCCGCCCCGCCTCGCCGTACTGGAGACGTATCCCGCGTCGGTGTTCGACCGCCTCGACGGCGCCGGGAGAACCGGCTACAAGGGGACCCAACGCCGGCACGTCGAGGCGCGCCGTCGGAACGTCGCGGCGCTCGTCGCCGACGGCGTTGGCTTCGCCGACGACGCCGCCCGCGACTGCGCGGTCGCGACCGACGACGCCCTCGATGCGGTCGCGGCGGCGTACGCCGCCGCCCGGAACTACAGGACGGCGCTCGATCCGGACGACGACGCGGATGCGCGCGACCGACTGGAAGCGCGGATATTCGCCTGAGGCTGCGTTCCGAGTGGATATCGGAGACCCAACACAACACTGAATAGCTCGGCCGTTCGATATCATGCGGGGTGACACCAATGCGCACGAGACGGCGGGAACACGAGCGGGAGCGGCGCGCCCGGGAGGCGGCCGACCGGGAGGAACGACGGGACGTCGACGCGACGGTGGCGGACCCGCCGCGGACGGTCGACGACCTGCTCGACGTACTGGCCGACGGCGACGGCGTGACCTACGAGGAGGCCGCGCTCGTCGGGGGGATCGAGGAGGAAGCCGGCGGGTTCGAGGCGGACGGCGACGGGCGGACCCGCGGCGGCTGGTGACTCGGGAGTGCCGCGCCCGCGAGGACGAGCGATCGACGACCTCTGGGGGGTGGACCCGGATCGACGGAGCGCGATCCCGAACGCTCGGGGAGCGTCTCCGGACTCCCGGGGAACGACCCCGGACCGCACGGCTTTAGCCGCTCGGCCCGCCAGTGACGGCCATGACCGCGCCGGATCCGAACGACCTCTCCGTCACGATCGTCGACGGCTACGTGGACGAGCCGGCGCACTTCGGCGTCCCGCCCTACATCTCGACGTACCCGCGCTTCACCGCCGGTGCGCTCGTCGACGCCGGCGTCCCCGAGTCGAACGTCACCTACCACACCATCGACGAGTTGCGCGACGAGCGTCACAAGTGGGCTGACGTGGCCGACGCCGACCTCATGATCTACGTCGGCGGGATGACCGTCCCCGGGAAGTACGTCGGC
This genomic interval carries:
- a CDS encoding creatininase family protein, translated to MRLLHEETTTSAGEAVDDGVEVAILPTGSVEQHGPALPLGTDFLAAEAVARGIDRDDAVVLPTVPVGVSAHHRQFDGTLWAEPETFEDYVGEIAASVASHGVRKLVFCNGHGGNSDALRRAARRLRGDGIAYAAPWNWWSSLDGLDEDLFDQSGIGHADAMETSMVAHLAGDLVREGLLEEAEAGAADSWGKSVHGAAVGFDTADFSESGAVGTPTEGTAEKGRKLFEQATDELDALVGWLAEQPFDALTPEPHR
- a CDS encoding DUF429 domain-containing protein, whose protein sequence is MSRIPDANAVYGVDLSAAASNAGADTWVARCVVDGDALVVEKLASAAEFLDLDSTARDDVLPALAAHLGGVDGPAVAGVDVPFSLPAWVLGDRTWREFVTATPEEWGVLDGVDGPRDLYDAVREAADPDDGRPLRRATDDAHGGQDPAGFRIKTQTYYGISVLLRRLIEHEGVCVPPALPASTVDGAADSPPRLAVLETYPASVFDRLDGAGRTGYKGTQRRHVEARRRNVAALVADGVGFADDAARDCAVATDDALDAVAAAYAAARNYRTALDPDDDADARDRLEARIFA
- a CDS encoding DUF3311 domain-containing protein, coding for MTRTRSDMLWVAAFALLVALAVPWFLWGDATVVAGLPLWLWWHVGWMAFASVAFAAFARGGAWDRGVDAEVIRRG
- a CDS encoding glycosyl transferase family 2 — its product is MEYVQERVATLHAFGEGAPDAPADRAAVVVPMTEREYAGLAAERVLSELSALDPAKVIVPLRAPADRVGAFREWLDGFDLPLETLWCDGPRVSNLLDDAGLAGERGKGRDVWLALGRALEEEYVVVHDADTKSYSREYVRRLLFPLANGFDFAKGYYARVENGQLYGRLFRLFYTPLVRALRDSAPDSEFLEYMAAFRYALAGEFAATGDVVAAMPVQRTWGLEVGTLAAAYDAVGVDGAAQVDLGSYEHDHRAVSGPTGLSDMSRSVGAALLRAAEEHGVDPDYDALPDAYRAAAESYVDRYAADAAFNGLSYDRGGERDQVRTYAASIAPPGPDTRLPPWEAVDLSPADVAAAATADARDAANGEVPDGD
- a CDS encoding LLM class flavin-dependent oxidoreductase, with protein sequence MTLTASEAADSVAARTELDGIALKPTECDVSVAADLPVDLVCLDYEGREALPGADALAALAGSVDLRVTTPVRADGFDPRGDDSLVATLPDAAERVLVAGHGAYLSDAERKRAVAPRLGDAATAVREAGGTPWVGTEGVARLALAAGGVQYDLLSRSTERDVRGLRAAGFDGDVAVYAPVVPTDDEDAVLDAVGAYTARRKPVRDALPEGAETDSGATGRAREVLSAAVRDFALVGDPETVGERVRGLKAVGVDHVVGYPAAGVDTLR
- a CDS encoding NUDIX hydrolase, whose product is MDFERARRYTPVEVTDAERRAAVLAPVVDRGGAPHILFTKRADHLGSHPGQMSFPGGGVEPQDTDLTATALREANEEIGLRPEEADVVSRIDDIRTVSEYAVTPFVGTAPDRAYVPSDDEVAEIAILPVSELTARENYESERRDHPYYGEIRLHFFRVDGYTVWGATGRMLVQLLELLTDWEMPPDVDRVVGPDADLPV
- a CDS encoding DUF7559 family protein, with amino-acid sequence MPATKEVKCTSENCELDMFENHYTYDIADDHTVADLSCPLCGGTDCLEEIEL
- a CDS encoding sodium:solute symporter family protein: MADLGVSLGVVVGYLLVALAIGVFAYRLTDRTAEDYYLASRSVGTVVLLFTTFATLLSAFTFFGGPNLAFSAGPEWILVMGLMDGILFALLWYAIGYKQWLVGKAHGYVTLGEMLGDRFDSTALRGLVAGVSLLWLFPYVMLQQIGAGQALVGLTDGAVPYWAGAAMITVFMIAYVGLSGLRGVAWTDTLQGVFMLGVIWLAVAWIASTAGGVSALTAGMTDAAPEFAALGGGLYSPQWMIAQAVVIAFGVAAFPQVNQRFFMADRVETLKRSFALWPVLVLLLFVPAFLLGSWAVGLGIEVPDGSNVLPLLLTQYTPAWFAALVIAGALAAMMSSSDSMLLSGSSYFTRDLYRPFVAPDASDEREGWIGRVGVAVFAASTFLASLLVGGGGGLDVLVTLGDTAFGGYAQLTIPLILALYWRGTTEWGMIGGVASAEAAYLAHVFLPLPATYLTWDFALWCMLLSLVATVAVSTVTASAPAENAEKFGVGAD
- a CDS encoding Hsp20/alpha crystallin family protein, whose product is MPERDQFADGADRLKDVGESAVNTVLDRVGRGVAAVQEKSPLAYDVLESADAFLVVFDAPGAERSDVQVRFNEGAVEVRIDRFRDFHEGFDMRFPGRGLALDGRAELPPGAAVEPEEATSTLTDHGTLRVRVPKAAGDSVAVEEGEADAEAGEATEDEPVQLDMEEDGDIEADGADAEDADAESDANAETDADDADEK
- a CDS encoding NAD(P)/FAD-dependent oxidoreductase, producing the protein MAGSDHGAGPGDGMRVAVVGGGAVGVTAAYDLAVAGAEVTLFEKGAIGSGASGRAAGVLYDAYAEDVDAEIGARALERFRTLSGTGEFAFTDCPYVMLAREGDDDLAEAIRGAAERMRVHDREVETVDRDELGERFPRLRVDDVDVAAVAHNAGWTAPGSYVTTVADLAASAGAEIRTDSEVAVSTAPPGVAVADEAPVRRRFDALVVAAGAHTKRLLADAGIAVPLKPYRVQALVSGRTFDGPMWYDASAGVYARPHPAGLLAGDGTVPVEADPDEWDRDADGWFLADVSGTLRDRAGHDPDVERAWAGLCTATPDGDPLLGEVADDVFVAAGWQGHGFMRAPATGEAIARQVLGEREGVPGFDPGRFDGDEAFEISEGMAVDTDADDGSEKRD